One window of the Candidatus Zixiibacteriota bacterium genome contains the following:
- a CDS encoding class II aldolase/adducin family protein: MKQASSRLGALKKDFVAALRIVSREGLSDAFAHLSARLGPDRMLFMPRKSPAIIRTADLFIVSLEKPVPQSAVHQAIYKARPDAGSVIHFHSPAVILLSVVGQTVQPMHNYSAIFYEGVPLFEGTGQVESAERAAEIARLLGGAKAIILRGHGAVVVGHNVPEACVLALYLEESARLQAEAMKLGAPKFITAAEAERIARQTFNPESTLRAWEHFKAKAAS; the protein is encoded by the coding sequence GTGAAGCAAGCATCCTCCCGGCTCGGCGCACTGAAAAAGGACTTCGTGGCGGCCTTGAGGATCGTGTCGCGCGAGGGCTTGAGCGATGCTTTCGCTCATTTGAGCGCGCGGCTCGGTCCCGACCGGATGCTTTTCATGCCCCGCAAGAGCCCGGCGATCATCAGAACCGCAGACCTTTTCATCGTGAGCCTCGAAAAACCGGTCCCGCAATCCGCGGTGCATCAGGCGATCTACAAAGCACGCCCCGATGCCGGTTCGGTGATTCACTTCCATTCGCCTGCCGTCATCCTGCTCAGCGTGGTGGGCCAGACGGTGCAACCGATGCACAATTACAGCGCCATTTTCTACGAAGGGGTGCCGCTGTTCGAGGGCACGGGGCAGGTCGAGTCCGCGGAACGGGCCGCCGAGATCGCGCGGTTGCTCGGCGGCGCCAAGGCGATCATCCTGCGAGGGCACGGTGCCGTAGTGGTCGGGCACAACGTTCCCGAGGCCTGCGTTCTCGCCCTCTACCTCGAAGAATCCGCGCGACTCCAGGCCGAGGCAATGAAGCTCGGGGCTCCGAAATTCATAACCGCCGCAGAAGCGGAAAGGATCGCGCGCCAGACGTTCAATCCCGAGTCGACGCTGAGAGCCTGGGAGCACTTCAAGGCCAAGGCGGCGAGCTGA
- a CDS encoding cold shock domain-containing protein, with translation MTGTIKKIVRQKGYGFIVPDDGSEEVFFHRGSLAPRVQFEDFNEGDTVQFQTRRGEKGPVAFDLKIR, from the coding sequence ATGACGGGGACCATCAAGAAAATCGTCCGGCAGAAGGGCTACGGCTTCATCGTTCCCGACGACGGGAGCGAGGAGGTATTTTTCCACCGCGGCAGCCTCGCGCCTCGCGTTCAGTTCGAGGACTTCAACGAAGGCGACACGGTACAGTTTCAGACCCGGCGGGGAGAGAAAGGCCCGGTAGCCTTCGACCTCAAGATCCGCTGA